In one Tessaracoccus palaemonis genomic region, the following are encoded:
- a CDS encoding DUF4192 family protein, whose translation MNPVIIRGASREEILAAPPVLLGFHPRESVVLLLLDAGVVACCIRVDLDWFAHDFFPVASQLERAASQVPEAAIVLIGYGADEDGVRLAMDELLTVVGHGRRTDEFLLRDGSFLCLCGDCEEAPFQFENTGLAAQAVYEGIRIEPDRDTAVAPVLLHHPVCDEEALRALEEAAALPERRAMRLTRELAERPGPLTAHEALILGTLLGDEERQSALAQRLLGRSVGPEIGDRIWEHLAQARAVVPDHLVGDVLGLLALGSWTTGRGAAHSCCLEQLALIDPWNPFGLFAAQVHREATSPRTFRAGRRPR comes from the coding sequence ATGAACCCTGTCATCATCCGCGGAGCCAGCCGCGAAGAGATCCTGGCCGCACCTCCCGTCCTGCTCGGCTTTCACCCGCGTGAATCGGTCGTCCTGCTGCTGCTGGACGCCGGCGTGGTCGCATGCTGCATCCGCGTCGACCTCGACTGGTTCGCGCACGACTTCTTCCCTGTCGCCTCCCAGCTGGAGCGCGCCGCCTCCCAGGTGCCGGAGGCTGCAATCGTGCTCATCGGGTACGGCGCCGACGAGGACGGTGTGCGGCTGGCCATGGACGAGCTGCTCACGGTCGTCGGTCACGGCCGACGGACGGACGAGTTCCTCCTGCGGGACGGCAGCTTCCTCTGCCTGTGCGGAGACTGCGAGGAGGCGCCGTTCCAGTTCGAGAACACCGGTCTCGCCGCGCAGGCCGTCTACGAGGGAATCCGGATCGAACCGGACAGGGACACCGCGGTCGCGCCGGTGCTGCTGCACCATCCCGTCTGCGACGAAGAGGCCCTGCGCGCGCTCGAGGAGGCCGCCGCGCTCCCCGAGCGTCGGGCGATGCGGCTCACGAGGGAACTGGCCGAGCGACCTGGCCCGCTGACCGCCCACGAGGCGCTCATCCTCGGCACGCTGCTCGGAGACGAGGAGCGTCAGTCGGCCCTCGCGCAGCGGCTGCTCGGCCGCTCCGTGGGGCCCGAGATCGGCGACCGCATCTGGGAGCATCTGGCCCAGGCGAGGGCCGTGGTGCCGGACCACCTCGTGGGAGATGTGCTCGGGTTGCTGGCGCTGGGGTCCTGGACCACGGGTCGGGGCGCGGCGCACAGCTGCTGCCTGGAGCAGCTGGCTCTCATCGACCCCTGGAACCCGTTCGGTCTGTTCGCCGCCCAGGTGCACCGCGAGGCGACGTCGCCGCGAACTTTCCGGGCCGGACGCAGGCCGAGGTGA
- a CDS encoding L,D-transpeptidase family protein, which yields MSTDVFFPEVCVVRVHWKYAAASVAVALIAALSGCAPDPEAVPAEPVVETSVAVASTPPATSTPTPSPTPSAAESVTATPDATETPTPTPTSAALLKEGDDSDEVRELQHRLLQLQWYEGDITSTFDEKTRLAVEGFQTKRGFNATGEVDQETWDKLVDMTRQPTDDEMHNILRAGPALFRKGDSGDEVKDIQARLKQIAWFSGDITGNYGDVTVEAVKGFQKKRGIPVTGEVDQRTLDRLVAMTRTPTTDELNNVVPTASSTSMTLDDRCLSGRVICISKAQRKLAWVVDGKISMVVDVRFGSELTPTRNGVFSVNWKSRDHVSSLYHTSMPYALFFSGGQAVHYSSDFAARGYNGASHGCVNVRDKAAVAKLFDLAQVGDKVVVYTG from the coding sequence ATGTCCACCGACGTCTTCTTCCCCGAGGTCTGTGTCGTGAGAGTCCACTGGAAGTACGCCGCCGCGTCCGTCGCGGTCGCCCTGATCGCCGCGCTCAGCGGGTGCGCCCCCGACCCGGAGGCCGTGCCGGCCGAGCCTGTCGTCGAGACGAGCGTCGCTGTCGCCTCCACCCCGCCCGCCACCTCCACTCCCACGCCGTCTCCGACGCCGAGCGCGGCGGAGTCCGTGACGGCGACCCCGGACGCCACCGAGACGCCGACGCCCACCCCCACGTCGGCCGCGCTGCTGAAGGAGGGCGACGACTCCGACGAGGTTCGTGAGCTCCAGCACCGGCTGCTGCAGCTGCAGTGGTACGAGGGCGACATCACATCCACGTTCGACGAGAAGACGCGCCTGGCTGTCGAGGGGTTCCAGACCAAGCGGGGGTTCAATGCCACCGGGGAGGTGGATCAGGAGACCTGGGACAAGCTCGTCGACATGACCCGGCAGCCGACCGACGACGAGATGCACAACATCCTGCGCGCCGGCCCCGCGCTCTTCAGGAAGGGCGACAGCGGGGACGAGGTCAAGGACATCCAGGCCAGGCTCAAGCAGATCGCCTGGTTCTCCGGTGACATCACGGGCAACTACGGGGACGTGACAGTGGAGGCGGTCAAGGGGTTCCAGAAGAAGCGGGGGATCCCTGTCACGGGTGAGGTCGACCAGCGCACCCTCGACCGTCTGGTTGCCATGACCCGCACCCCGACCACGGACGAGCTGAACAACGTGGTCCCGACGGCGTCCTCCACGTCCATGACGCTGGATGACCGGTGCCTCTCCGGGCGCGTCATCTGCATCTCCAAGGCCCAGCGCAAGCTGGCCTGGGTGGTCGACGGCAAGATTTCGATGGTGGTGGACGTGCGGTTCGGTTCCGAGCTCACGCCCACCCGCAACGGTGTCTTCTCCGTGAACTGGAAGTCGCGGGACCACGTGTCGAGTCTCTATCACACGTCGATGCCCTACGCGCTGTTCTTCAGCGGCGGCCAGGCGGTGCACTACTCGTCCGACTTCGCGGCGCGAGGGTACAACGGCGCCTCGCACGGCTGCGTGAACGTCCGCGACAAGGCCGCCGTCGCGAAGCTGTTCGACCTCGCGCAGGTCGGCGACAAGGTCGTGGTCTACACGGGCTGA
- a CDS encoding M48 family metallopeptidase: MRSPAARPVRLEHRGFHVEVTRKDVKTLRLRVQRYTGEIRLSVPRRAPMSTVYAFLDANLDWLADARHRMQSVEPPAEKRLSQLTRVPLWGNELELEVRQGPRATANRNPDGSLLLTGPDDAGLRRALDAFYRRELGRVAEGMLAAWQPVVDREASSLKLRRMTTRWGTCNVRSRAVTLNLALAEREPDLLEYVVVHELTHLRVADHGPDFQWFMGMYLPDWKQRRRRLNSRAADAV; this comes from the coding sequence ATGAGGAGCCCAGCCGCCCGTCCCGTACGCCTCGAACACAGGGGATTCCATGTCGAGGTGACCCGCAAGGACGTCAAGACGCTGCGGCTGCGCGTCCAGCGCTACACCGGAGAGATCCGGCTCAGCGTGCCTCGGCGCGCGCCCATGTCGACGGTCTACGCCTTCCTCGACGCCAACCTCGACTGGCTGGCCGACGCGCGCCACCGCATGCAGTCGGTCGAGCCTCCGGCGGAGAAACGACTCTCCCAGCTGACCCGGGTTCCGCTCTGGGGCAACGAGCTCGAGCTCGAGGTCCGACAGGGCCCCCGGGCCACCGCGAACCGTAACCCGGACGGCAGCCTGCTCCTGACCGGGCCCGACGACGCCGGTCTCCGCAGGGCGCTGGACGCGTTCTACCGCCGGGAGCTCGGCCGCGTCGCCGAGGGGATGCTGGCCGCCTGGCAACCGGTGGTCGACCGCGAGGCCTCATCGCTGAAACTGCGCCGCATGACGACGCGGTGGGGCACCTGCAATGTCCGCTCCCGGGCAGTCACGCTGAACCTGGCGCTCGCCGAGCGGGAACCCGACCTGCTCGAATACGTCGTGGTCCACGAACTCACGCACCTGAGGGTGGCGGACCATGGGCCGGACTTCCAGTGGTTCATGGGGATGTACCTGCCGGACTGGAAGCAGCGGCGCCGGCGCCTGAACAGCCGCGCCGCGGACGCCGTCTGA
- a CDS encoding inorganic phosphate transporter encodes MPPELVVLCLVVVTALAFDFTNGFHDTGNAMATSIATGALRPKTAVALSAILNLVGAFLSVQVALTVTNAVVRIQADDGSPRAELIADGGMSLLLIILSGLVGAIVWNLLTWLLGLPSSSSHALFGGLIGATIAGLGVEGVKWVGDGTKLDGVVGKVILPALMSPFIAIAIATVGTWLVYKVTEGVANKYRESGFRWGQIGSASLVSLAHGTNDAQKTMGIITLALIATGAWTDLTAVPFWVKLACALAIALGTYIGGWRIIRTLGKGLVEISAPQGMAAESSSAAVILASSHLGFALSTTHVATGSILGSGVGKRGAKVNWNVALRMLMAWGITLPAAGAMGALTWFVGHTIGGLAGALVVFAILLALSLWMFLYSRRTRVDHSNVNDEWVENATDRTPETAAAARSAR; translated from the coding sequence GTGCCCCCTGAACTGGTCGTGCTATGTCTCGTCGTCGTCACCGCTCTGGCGTTCGACTTCACCAATGGATTCCATGACACCGGGAACGCGATGGCCACATCCATCGCGACCGGTGCGCTCCGCCCCAAGACGGCGGTCGCGCTGTCGGCGATCCTGAACCTCGTTGGCGCGTTCCTCTCGGTGCAGGTCGCCCTCACCGTCACGAACGCGGTCGTGCGGATCCAGGCCGACGACGGCTCCCCCCGCGCCGAGTTGATCGCCGACGGCGGCATGTCGCTTCTGCTGATCATCCTCTCGGGCCTGGTCGGAGCGATCGTCTGGAACCTGCTGACCTGGCTGCTCGGCCTGCCGTCCAGCTCTTCGCATGCCCTGTTCGGAGGCCTCATCGGCGCTACCATCGCCGGCCTCGGCGTGGAGGGCGTGAAATGGGTCGGCGACGGGACCAAGCTCGACGGCGTCGTCGGCAAGGTCATCCTCCCCGCCCTGATGTCTCCGTTCATCGCCATTGCGATCGCCACGGTCGGCACCTGGCTCGTCTACAAGGTGACCGAGGGCGTCGCCAACAAGTACCGTGAGTCCGGCTTCCGCTGGGGACAGATCGGGTCGGCCTCGCTGGTCTCGCTGGCGCACGGCACCAACGACGCGCAGAAGACCATGGGCATCATCACCCTCGCCCTGATCGCCACCGGCGCCTGGACCGACCTGACCGCGGTCCCGTTCTGGGTGAAGCTCGCCTGCGCTCTCGCCATTGCACTGGGCACCTACATCGGTGGCTGGCGCATCATCCGTACGCTCGGCAAGGGGCTGGTCGAGATCAGCGCGCCGCAGGGCATGGCGGCAGAGTCCTCCTCCGCTGCGGTCATCCTTGCCTCCAGTCACCTGGGATTCGCGCTGTCGACGACGCATGTCGCCACGGGATCGATCCTCGGGTCGGGCGTCGGCAAGCGCGGAGCGAAGGTCAACTGGAACGTGGCGCTGCGCATGCTGATGGCCTGGGGTATCACGCTCCCGGCGGCCGGGGCGATGGGCGCTCTGACGTGGTTCGTCGGCCACACGATCGGCGGGCTCGCCGGCGCGCTGGTCGTCTTCGCCATCCTGCTGGCCCTGTCGCTGTGGATGTTCCTGTACTCGCGCCGCACGCGCGTCGACCACAGCAACGTCAACGACGAATGGGTCGAGAACGCCACCGACCGTACCCCCGAGACCGCCGCAGCCGCCAGGAGCGCCCGATGA
- a CDS encoding LysR family transcriptional regulator: MTSRWPDLVALELLAAVADQGSIGAAARTLRIAQPNASRNLAALEAQLGVRLLVRHPRGARLTPEGQRILQAARQVLTAADALMTEAAATNEQLSGHLDVAASQTIAEQLLPAWLAAAHAARPGLEVRLKVCNSEEVFDLVEAGRYELGFVETPEVRPGLRSAVVGRDELVVVVPPSHPWTSGGPITAAELAATRLVLREPGSGGRATLDAALRGEGPARAALELGSNAAVREGVLAGAGPGVISELAALSDPRLVVVPTAGMLLGRELRAVWRGRPTAAASWLVRLAEGAARRQIRSPGT, encoded by the coding sequence ATGACCAGTCGGTGGCCGGACCTCGTGGCGTTGGAACTGCTGGCAGCGGTCGCGGATCAGGGCAGCATCGGGGCGGCCGCCCGCACGCTGAGGATCGCACAGCCCAATGCCAGCAGGAATCTGGCGGCTCTGGAGGCGCAGCTCGGGGTCCGGCTGCTCGTCCGACATCCCCGCGGTGCCCGCCTGACACCGGAGGGGCAGCGGATCCTCCAGGCCGCCCGGCAGGTGCTGACCGCGGCCGATGCCCTGATGACCGAGGCCGCCGCGACCAACGAGCAGCTGAGCGGACACCTGGACGTGGCCGCCTCGCAGACGATCGCCGAGCAGCTCCTACCGGCCTGGCTGGCGGCCGCGCACGCGGCGCGACCGGGGCTCGAGGTGCGGCTCAAGGTCTGCAACAGCGAGGAGGTCTTCGATCTCGTCGAGGCCGGACGCTACGAGCTGGGGTTCGTCGAGACCCCTGAGGTGCGGCCCGGGCTCCGGTCCGCCGTCGTGGGCAGGGACGAGCTGGTGGTCGTCGTGCCGCCGTCGCACCCGTGGACCTCAGGCGGCCCGATCACCGCGGCCGAGCTCGCGGCCACCAGGCTGGTCCTCCGGGAGCCGGGATCCGGCGGGCGGGCGACCCTGGATGCGGCGCTGCGGGGCGAAGGACCCGCGCGGGCGGCGCTGGAGCTGGGCAGCAACGCGGCCGTCCGTGAGGGTGTGCTCGCCGGGGCCGGACCGGGGGTGATCAGCGAACTGGCTGCGCTGAGCGATCCTCGGCTCGTCGTCGTGCCCACCGCCGGGATGCTGCTCGGGAGAGAGCTGAGGGCGGTGTGGCGCGGCAGGCCGACCGCCGCGGCCAGCTGGCTGGTGCGGCTGGCGGAGGGGGCGGCCCGGCGTCAGATCAGGTCGCCGGGTACGTAG
- a CDS encoding YeiH family protein: MLRQSTPVWRLNAWPGLALCACGTVAALSLGRLLPGLSPLLVAMVLGIAVGNTVRLTASCAPGIAFASRRLLRLGVVLLGLRLTLSDVTSLGAGMLLTVAAVVAVGVATTTWLGLRFGLGRSQSLLIACGFSICGAAAIGALDGVVDADEEEVVTAIGLVVAFGTVMIPVIPLLGARLGLASESTAMWAGASVHEVAQVVAIGASLGGPALAVAVVVKLARVVLLAPALAVISILQRRDGASTGAHPPVVPLFVIGFLAAAALRSAGLVPTAVVPVAAEAQDVLLCAAMFALGTGARARILARIGPAPIVLATLATVLVSGIGLAGVLLVG; encoded by the coding sequence ATGCTGCGACAATCGACCCCCGTCTGGAGACTCAACGCCTGGCCGGGCCTGGCGCTCTGCGCGTGCGGCACCGTCGCGGCGCTCTCCCTGGGCAGGTTGTTGCCGGGGCTGAGCCCGCTCCTGGTGGCCATGGTCCTCGGTATCGCCGTGGGCAACACGGTCCGGCTGACTGCGTCCTGCGCGCCGGGCATCGCGTTCGCCTCGCGACGGCTGCTGCGCCTCGGCGTGGTGCTGCTCGGTCTGCGGTTGACGCTCTCCGATGTCACGTCCCTGGGCGCGGGGATGCTGCTCACCGTTGCGGCGGTCGTGGCAGTCGGCGTCGCCACCACCACCTGGCTGGGGCTGCGGTTCGGCCTCGGCCGTTCCCAGTCGCTGCTGATCGCCTGTGGCTTCTCCATCTGCGGGGCCGCCGCGATCGGGGCCCTCGACGGGGTCGTGGACGCGGACGAGGAGGAGGTGGTCACGGCCATCGGGCTCGTGGTGGCCTTCGGCACCGTCATGATCCCGGTGATCCCCCTGCTGGGCGCGCGGTTGGGGCTGGCGTCGGAGTCGACGGCGATGTGGGCGGGTGCCTCCGTACACGAGGTGGCTCAGGTCGTCGCGATCGGGGCCTCGCTCGGCGGCCCGGCCCTGGCCGTCGCTGTCGTGGTCAAGCTGGCCCGGGTCGTCCTGCTCGCGCCGGCGCTGGCCGTGATCTCCATCCTGCAGCGCCGCGACGGCGCGTCGACCGGAGCCCACCCACCTGTGGTTCCCCTGTTCGTGATCGGTTTCCTGGCCGCGGCGGCCCTGCGGTCCGCCGGCCTCGTGCCCACAGCGGTCGTGCCGGTGGCTGCGGAGGCCCAGGACGTGCTGCTGTGCGCGGCGATGTTCGCGCTGGGAACCGGCGCACGGGCGAGGATCCTCGCCCGGATCGGCCCGGCACCCATCGTTCTTGCCACCCTCGCGACCGTTCTGGTCTCCGGCATCGGACTGGCCGGGGTCCTGCTCGTCGGCTGA
- a CDS encoding cation:proton antiporter has protein sequence MDDALLLIAAAVIIIVVVSVAAKRFGIAAPVALVVVGLLVSLVPGVPTVALEPEWILIGVLPPLLYSAAVNMPTTDFRRDFGAIGALSVLLVIASAFASGAVIYWLLPDLSFASAVALGAVISPPDAVAATSIGRRLGLPSRLVTILEGEGLVNDATALVLMRTAIAATAGGISLGGALGDFAYAVVVAVVVGFVVGAVSVWGRSKVDDPVLTSLISFVVPFLAYIPAEELGASGVLAVVVTGLITGATSVKHLTPHDRMAERTNWRTISLILESGVFLLMGFQLMDLVDDVIDGGLSVGHAVLIGMAATAVLIAVRCVFVIPLMAWLRNRQDRSRDLLGRMDDFRERVDAAPDHPRKAQVERRLDRVEADAQFYTEQMLGWRGGAVIAWSGMRGVVTLAAAQSLPHSFPYRSELTLIAFTVAIVTLIGHGSTLPWVIRTLGVRGDDEARQREDYVRLVEELSRATMDALDSDALRRADGSRFSAEIVEQARKRALKADSRKFTKATEELSDELRQTLELQRMMAEARQEALLEARSKGTYRSSTIRRAQGFLDAQATRFGIVAE, from the coding sequence ATGGATGATGCCCTGCTGCTGATCGCGGCTGCCGTGATCATCATCGTGGTCGTGTCGGTGGCCGCGAAGCGGTTCGGGATCGCCGCGCCGGTGGCGCTGGTGGTCGTCGGGCTGCTCGTCAGCCTGGTGCCGGGCGTGCCAACCGTTGCGCTGGAGCCGGAGTGGATCCTCATCGGAGTCCTCCCTCCGCTGCTCTACTCGGCCGCAGTCAACATGCCGACCACCGACTTCAGACGGGACTTCGGCGCTATCGGAGCGCTGTCCGTCCTGCTGGTGATCGCTTCGGCCTTCGCCTCTGGTGCCGTCATCTACTGGCTGCTGCCCGACCTCAGCTTCGCCTCCGCCGTCGCTCTCGGCGCCGTCATCAGCCCGCCGGACGCGGTCGCCGCCACCAGCATCGGCAGGCGCCTCGGCCTCCCGTCCAGGCTCGTGACCATCCTCGAGGGAGAGGGCCTCGTCAACGATGCGACCGCGCTGGTGCTGATGCGCACCGCCATCGCCGCGACGGCGGGCGGCATCTCGCTCGGCGGGGCGCTCGGCGACTTTGCGTACGCCGTTGTCGTCGCGGTGGTGGTCGGGTTCGTGGTCGGGGCCGTCAGCGTCTGGGGCCGCTCCAAGGTCGACGACCCCGTGCTGACCTCATTGATCTCGTTCGTGGTGCCCTTCCTCGCCTACATCCCGGCTGAGGAGTTGGGCGCCTCGGGGGTGCTCGCCGTCGTCGTCACGGGCCTCATCACGGGCGCGACGAGCGTGAAGCACCTGACGCCGCACGACCGGATGGCGGAGCGCACGAACTGGCGCACCATCTCACTGATCCTCGAGTCCGGCGTGTTCCTCCTGATGGGGTTCCAGCTGATGGACCTCGTCGACGACGTCATCGACGGCGGGCTGAGCGTCGGTCATGCGGTGCTCATCGGGATGGCCGCCACCGCGGTGCTGATCGCGGTGCGGTGCGTCTTCGTGATACCGCTCATGGCGTGGCTGCGGAACCGTCAGGACCGCAGCCGCGACCTGCTTGGCCGGATGGACGACTTCCGGGAACGGGTGGACGCGGCCCCGGACCACCCGCGCAAGGCCCAGGTCGAGCGACGGTTGGACCGTGTCGAGGCCGATGCGCAGTTCTACACAGAGCAGATGCTCGGCTGGCGCGGAGGGGCGGTCATCGCGTGGTCCGGGATGAGGGGAGTGGTCACGCTGGCCGCGGCCCAGTCGCTGCCGCACAGTTTCCCGTACCGCTCCGAGCTCACCCTGATCGCGTTCACCGTCGCCATCGTGACGCTGATCGGTCACGGGTCGACGCTGCCGTGGGTGATCCGGACCCTCGGTGTCCGCGGCGATGATGAGGCCCGGCAGCGCGAGGACTACGTCCGGCTCGTCGAGGAGTTGAGTCGCGCGACGATGGATGCCCTCGACAGCGATGCCCTGAGGCGAGCCGACGGGTCGAGGTTCAGTGCCGAGATCGTCGAGCAGGCTCGGAAGCGCGCGCTCAAGGCAGACAGCAGGAAGTTCACCAAGGCCACCGAGGAGCTCAGTGATGAGCTGCGGCAGACCCTCGAACTCCAGCGGATGATGGCCGAGGCCAGGCAGGAGGCGCTGCTCGAGGCCCGCAGCAAGGGCACCTACCGCTCGTCGACCATCCGCAGGGCGCAGGGCTTCCTCGATGCGCAGGCCACCAGGTTCGGGATCGTCGCGGAGTAG
- a CDS encoding ArsR/SmtB family transcription factor, with protein sequence MDSVGGQLPLYQVKANLFKGLSHPVRVRILEILAAADEASVTQLIDDTGLEASHLSQHLAVLRRHNLVVSDRRASQVFYRLSFPEVADLLSIARGLLAQLLHTTQEQLASTAALPDLGQQR encoded by the coding sequence GTGGATTCAGTCGGCGGGCAGCTACCGCTCTATCAGGTGAAGGCCAACCTCTTCAAGGGGCTTTCGCACCCGGTGCGGGTAAGGATCCTCGAGATCCTGGCCGCCGCCGACGAGGCGTCCGTCACCCAGCTCATCGACGACACCGGGCTCGAGGCCTCCCACCTGTCGCAGCACCTGGCCGTCCTGCGCCGCCACAACCTCGTCGTCTCGGACCGCCGGGCCTCGCAGGTGTTCTACCGCCTCTCCTTTCCGGAGGTGGCGGACCTGCTGAGCATCGCCCGTGGGCTGCTCGCGCAGCTGCTGCACACGACGCAGGAGCAGCTGGCCTCGACAGCAGCGCTTCCTGACCTGGGCCAGCAGCGATGA
- a CDS encoding SulP family inorganic anion transporter: MSSAALWRHFVDLLPHRDDYRDVKHTWRRDALAGVTVGIVALPLALAFGVSSGAGAEAGLITAIIAGIVAAVFGGSNVQVSGPTGAMVVVLGPIIANYGIRALGVVCVLAGAMVLAMGLCRLGQLVSFIPWPVIEGFTLGIAVIIFLQQVPAAFGVAAGPSSNAFLAAVQAAPGVDWSVAGWTLGIVALVVAIMLLTPRITRAVPGSIIAIVVAAAAAAVLRLPVATIGELPDALPAPSMPMAGLETWIALLGPAFTVAMLAAIESLLSARVAASISDTGQVLADRELVGQGLASIAAGFFGGMPATGAIARTAVNIRSGGRTRLAAVVHAVVLLGVVYLASQAVATIPLAALAGVLMVTSVKMVPVRAMRVILTSTRSAAAIFVLTALVTVSVDLIYAVGIGILAAAFFSLRALAKSSGVHRQELPGPAQPGDERIAVFRIDGALFFGAAERVLARVEATQGVSVVVLRMSQVQILDATGAQALTELVTALEGRGITVLIKGIRASHMKLATRVGVIDSLRVTEHLFDGLYDAVAHARSHVARELAAAG, from the coding sequence ATGAGCAGCGCAGCACTCTGGCGCCACTTCGTCGATCTGCTCCCCCACCGGGACGACTACCGCGATGTGAAGCACACCTGGCGCAGGGACGCCCTTGCGGGCGTCACCGTCGGCATCGTCGCACTCCCCCTCGCGCTGGCCTTCGGTGTCAGTTCCGGCGCCGGCGCCGAGGCCGGCCTCATCACCGCCATCATCGCCGGGATCGTCGCGGCGGTCTTCGGCGGGTCGAACGTACAGGTCTCCGGCCCGACGGGCGCGATGGTCGTGGTCCTCGGACCGATCATCGCCAACTACGGGATCCGGGCCCTCGGCGTTGTGTGTGTGCTTGCCGGCGCGATGGTCCTTGCGATGGGTCTGTGCAGGCTCGGACAGCTGGTCTCCTTCATCCCCTGGCCGGTGATCGAGGGGTTCACGCTCGGCATCGCCGTGATCATCTTCCTGCAGCAGGTGCCCGCCGCCTTCGGCGTGGCCGCGGGACCGAGCAGCAACGCGTTCCTGGCAGCCGTCCAGGCCGCCCCCGGCGTCGACTGGTCGGTGGCCGGGTGGACGCTGGGCATCGTCGCGTTGGTCGTCGCCATCATGCTCCTCACGCCGCGGATCACGCGGGCCGTCCCCGGCTCGATCATCGCCATCGTGGTGGCCGCCGCGGCCGCCGCCGTGCTGCGACTCCCGGTGGCCACGATCGGGGAACTGCCCGACGCACTGCCCGCACCGTCGATGCCGATGGCGGGGCTCGAGACCTGGATCGCGCTACTGGGCCCGGCGTTCACCGTTGCGATGCTGGCCGCGATCGAGTCGCTGCTGTCCGCGCGGGTGGCAGCCTCCATCTCGGACACCGGCCAGGTGCTCGCCGACCGGGAGCTCGTCGGCCAGGGGCTGGCGTCGATCGCAGCCGGGTTCTTCGGCGGAATGCCAGCCACCGGCGCCATCGCCCGCACGGCGGTCAACATCCGCTCGGGCGGCCGCACGCGCCTGGCCGCAGTGGTGCACGCCGTCGTCCTGCTCGGCGTCGTCTACCTGGCCAGTCAGGCTGTCGCTACCATCCCGCTCGCCGCCCTCGCCGGGGTGCTGATGGTCACGTCCGTGAAGATGGTGCCGGTACGCGCCATGCGGGTCATCCTCACCTCGACCCGTTCAGCCGCGGCCATCTTCGTCCTGACCGCGCTGGTCACGGTGAGCGTCGACCTGATCTACGCCGTCGGGATCGGCATCCTGGCCGCCGCGTTCTTCTCGCTGCGGGCCCTCGCGAAGAGCAGCGGCGTGCACCGGCAGGAGCTCCCCGGCCCGGCCCAGCCTGGCGACGAACGCATCGCGGTCTTCCGGATCGACGGCGCCCTGTTCTTCGGTGCGGCCGAGCGGGTGCTCGCGCGCGTCGAGGCGACGCAGGGGGTCAGCGTCGTCGTGCTGCGCATGTCGCAGGTGCAGATCCTGGACGCCACCGGCGCGCAGGCGCTCACGGAGCTTGTGACCGCGCTGGAGGGGCGCGGCATCACCGTGCTCATCAAGGGCATCCGCGCCTCGCACATGAAACTGGCCACCCGGGTCGGTGTGATCGACTCGCTGCGCGTGACGGAGCACCTGTTCGACGGCCTTTACGACGCCGTCGCCCATGCCCGCAGTCACGTGGCCCGCGAGCTGGCCGCAGCCGGCTGA
- a CDS encoding carbohydrate kinase family protein, with protein sequence MTVRPERWDPLADLRRADDPPLDVLTSGRVFFDIIFTSLERMPRPGEEIWSGGLGSCPGGIANLATALSRLGLRTGLVAGFGDDAYADWMWDTLRDQEHIDLDSSPRFLRFHTSLTVAMSVGGDRAMVTHGHDLPTPLDERILQAPRARAAVVDLGGETGWFAAMAERGTALYADIGFDDTGRWDPADLEPLRHCRAFMPNAVEAMNYTRTDSPRAALRALGNLVELAVVTDGASGAYALDQTTGEECWCPALPVTAVDPTGAGDVFGSGFVLGTLAGWPLEIRLRFATLTASLAVQEFGGSLAAPGWGDISDWWYRLRARVRHGDGLAARTEARYGFLADLLPPGRVQGVRRAQATFGMHPDLR encoded by the coding sequence ATGACCGTCCGACCTGAGCGCTGGGACCCGCTCGCGGATCTCCGGCGGGCCGACGACCCGCCGCTGGATGTCCTGACCAGCGGGCGGGTGTTCTTCGACATCATCTTCACGTCGTTGGAGCGCATGCCACGCCCCGGGGAGGAGATCTGGAGCGGAGGCCTCGGCTCGTGCCCCGGCGGCATCGCCAACCTGGCGACGGCCCTCTCGCGGTTGGGGCTCAGGACCGGCCTCGTCGCGGGATTCGGCGACGACGCGTATGCCGACTGGATGTGGGACACGCTGCGCGACCAGGAGCACATCGACCTCGACAGCTCGCCGCGTTTCTTACGGTTCCACACGTCGCTGACCGTCGCCATGTCGGTCGGCGGGGACCGGGCGATGGTCACCCACGGGCACGACCTGCCGACGCCGTTGGACGAGCGGATCCTCCAGGCACCGCGGGCGCGCGCCGCGGTCGTCGACCTCGGCGGGGAGACGGGCTGGTTCGCGGCCATGGCTGAGCGGGGCACGGCACTCTACGCCGACATCGGTTTCGACGACACCGGTCGGTGGGACCCTGCGGACCTCGAGCCGCTGCGGCACTGCCGCGCGTTCATGCCGAACGCCGTCGAGGCGATGAACTACACCCGGACGGACTCACCCCGCGCCGCGCTCAGGGCGCTCGGGAACCTGGTCGAACTCGCCGTCGTCACCGACGGCGCCTCCGGGGCCTATGCGTTGGATCAGACGACGGGAGAGGAGTGCTGGTGCCCTGCGCTGCCGGTGACGGCGGTGGATCCCACCGGCGCGGGCGACGTGTTCGGGTCGGGATTCGTGCTCGGCACGCTGGCGGGCTGGCCCCTCGAGATCCGGCTCCGCTTCGCCACCCTCACCGCCTCGCTCGCAGTGCAGGAGTTCGGCGGATCGCTCGCCGCTCCGGGGTGGGGTGACATCAGCGACTGGTGGTACCGACTCCGGGCACGGGTCCGCCACGGCGACGGGCTGGCCGCCCGCACGGAGGCCCGCTACGGGTTCCTCGCCGACCTGCTGCCGCCGGGCCGGGTGCAGGGCGTGCGTCGCGCCCAGGCCACCTTCGGCATGCATCCCGATCTGCGCTGA